From the Marinobacter sp. es.048 genome, the window GCATCCATCAGCTGGGATCTGTTTCGCGGCAATGACGATATCAAGGATGTCATATTGCCCGGCCTATTCTATCTGATGAACTACCACAATGCGCTGGAAGGGCATTCCAGTTCGTCACTGGCCCACCTGTGGTCACTGGCCATTGAGGAGCAGTTCTACCTTTTGTGGCCCATGGTTTTTATGTTTTTGATAAAACGGGGCCGAAACTTTGCCATCGGTTTTTTGGTTATTGTAAGTGTCATGGTTATGGCCTGGAGAACTTACAGCTTCTCAATACTGGACTTCGGAACTTCCTACGCTTATAACGCCTTTGACACTCGCTTTGACAATCTCGCTATTGGTTGCGCGATGGCTTTTCTGCTAGAGAAAAAACATTTTCTGAAGTTTGCTGACAAGGTAAGTAGCCGACCTTGGATGCCCATCATAACTTTGGTGTTTCTGACGCTGTCCCGCCAAGCTGTAGGAAGCGACTACACCTATGGTCCGGCATTTACGGTGGATGCGCTACTGCTTGCAGTACTACTGCTCCAACTTATGCGCTTAAGCCAGGGGCGGTTCTGGGGGTGGCTTAATCACCCCGCGGCTATCTATTTGGGGCTTATTAGTTATCCCATTTATCTATGGCACGTGTGGGGTATTCAGGCGGGAAACAAGCTCAATTTTCTGCCCGAATCCATACAGATTTTAGCAGGTGTATTCATTAGTTGTGCGCTGGCGGCGATTTCTTATCACTTTCTGGAAAAACCCTTTCTTTCTCTTAAGCAAAAATATGAGAAAGCCGGGAAGAGTTCGAATTCAACGCTTGCTGCAGCGAGACCGGAGAAGTTGGGAACAGGTGTGTTTGAGAAGCATAAGAAAAACTGAGGAATTTCCATTTTATTAACGGCGCCCGCCCTGAATAATGGCGCGGGTAATATCTTAAGTTCAAGGATGGAATGCTATGAGCTATCTAAGAAGGTTACTTAAGCGGTTGCCGAATAAATATTTAATAACTTTAAAAAAAGTTTATTATAAGGGAAAAATACTTTGCGGTGATTTCAGGTCTCAGGAAGCCGAGTTCAATATAATTGAACGAGTTGTGAGAGAGGGCGATAGAGTGATAGATATAGGTGCGAATGTTGGGCACTATACACTAAAGCTATCCGGATTGGTTGGCAGAGAAGGAAGAGTATTGGCATTTGAACCAATATCCGAGACTTTCGACATGCTTACCAGTAATGTAAGTTATTCAGGATTAAAGAATGTAACACTGATAAATGGTGCAGTGTCCGATAATGTAAAGGAGGCTAAATTCACGATACCAAAAGAAAACCTTTATCAGTCGTATATGGATGAAACTGGCGACCTTCCTATTATGGCATTTGCCTTGAGCTCTTTTATACCCAAGAACTGGAACCTGACGTTCATTAAGATTGATGCTGAAGGTTGTGACGAGAGCATTATTGCTTCTGCAATAGACGTGTTGAATATTTTTAGGCCGATTGTCATGTCCGAGATCGGTCAAAAAACAGCCGAAGCTTTGGTGTGTAGTTTGGAAAATTATGCCGTATGGGGAGTTAAGGGTTCACATAATAAGTTTTTAGTGCCGAATGAGAAGTTGAGATTATTTGAGACCTGAGAATTTTTCGGGTTTAAATACGTGGAGCTGTTGGAATGGCTAACTAGGGCGTTTTTCCTTTAGGATTTCATTTAAGGATGATCCATCATATGGGGATGAAGGTACTTCACCTGATTGATAGTGGTGGCCTCTATGGTGCTGAGAAGATGCTGTTGAGCCTGGTTCAAGAACAGATGGAGCAGGGCCTTAAGCCGATTATTCTGAGTGCAGGTGAGCCGGATATCGTTAATAAAGCTATCGAGGTAGAGGCAAGAAGGAAGGGACTACCTATCTTTCCTTGGCGAATGAAGTCTGGCCTTAACTTGAAAGAGTCTTGGAAAATTCTGAAATGGGCGCAGGGAAATCACTTTAATCTTCTTCACTCACATGGGTTTAAGTTTAATGTACTTCTGGGGCTGTACCCTGAAAAGCTCAGGCGCATTCCGATGATTGCCACTCTACATGGATACGTCCATGCCCAGCGGTTTTCAAAAATGTGGCTTTATGAATCTCTCGACCGCTTCGCCATCCGCCGCATGAGAGGCGTGGTTCTTGTGGGCGAGGCAATGAATAAGGAGTTCCCAGGAAAGCTCTCAAGCGGCCAGGCCGTTACTATTCGGAATGGTCTGGATATTTCAGAACTCCAGAAATCATCCCTGGATTCACTGGATGAGCCGTTCAAATCGTTTTTCGGCGACCATGAACCTGTGATGCTCGGGGTCGGAAGGCTTTCCAGAGAAAAAGGATTCGACAGGTTGGTCTCAGCCTTTTCCGAATTCAGAAAAGAATATCCTAAATCAGGACTGGTTATTGTTGGTGAGGGTAAACTCCGCCATCGATTAGAGGCGTTGGTTGCAAAGCTGGGTATTCAGGACGATGTGCTCATGCCTGGATACTGCGGCACCGTACCTACGCTGTTGAGACAGTCACAGGTGCTGGTTATGCCTTCTCTGACAGAGGGGTTGCCAATTACTCTTCTTGAGGCGATATCTTTAAAAGTTCCTGTAGTTGCCTCCGCTGTCGGCGAAATACCGAAGGTTCTTGGCGACGGAAAGGGCGGTGAGCTCCTCGGCGACATAGAGCCGGCCACTATTGCCAGAGCTGTTGAACTGTCAATCAATGACCAAGAGCGATCCCGGCGCCAAGTGGATTGGGCGTATGAAACAATGGTTAAAGATTACTCTTCAGCGACCATGGCGAGCAGTTACCTCAAATTCTACGAAAGAGTTCTTGGTACACCATGATTATCCGTTCCGCCCGGTTTCTCCTGACACGACTATTTTTCCTGGCAATGGGTTTGCCAATCGGTCGATACCGGAAGGACGTAGAGCACCTATGGAGCCTGAGCGAAGAAGCCAGGGCTGATAGCCTGGGCCGATTGTTGGCTCACAACCGCCCTTTGAATTCGACTGGTTCAGTAGTCAGCGGACTGGAAGATTTGAGGTCGTCTCCATCATTGTCCAAGAGGCAACTCCGCAGTCAAACCACCCATGGGCAAGAAAAGCGTGGGAAGCGCGGGTTTGGCCGTCATACAGCAGGTACAACCGGGGAGCCCACTCAAATCACGCTTGACCGGAAGGAGCTGGCCCGAATGCTGGCTGTTCGTGATTACTGCTTCCGGCACTACGGCCTAAAGCTTGGTCAGCGAGAGGCAAGGTTGTGGGGCAGGCCAGAAGCCGGCATTAAATCCCGGCTCAAGAACTTTGTAATGAACAGGCGGGTTTTTCATCCGGTAGGCGCTCAAGCTAAGGATGAAGTGGCAGACCTGCTAAGCTGGAAACCGGATTACCTGTACGGTTATGCGTCTTTGTTACTCGAAGCGGCGCAAATTCTTGATGGTATGGAGATCGAATTCGATCCACCGAGATGTGTGGTGTGCACGGCAGAGTCTATTCTCCCGGCTCAAAAGGCTTATATATCGAGAGCATTTAAGGCTCCGGTAGCTGAAGAATATGGTTCAACCGAGT encodes:
- a CDS encoding acyltransferase family protein; the protein is MDLPKLDSVLALRKLPGLDGFRMIAVMAVVLAHSGVGSFFSARHGVAGFFVLSGFLITWLLLKEYEKAGRISLRDFYMRRSLRIFPAYYAFLFASISWDLFRGNDDIKDVILPGLFYLMNYHNALEGHSSSSLAHLWSLAIEEQFYLLWPMVFMFLIKRGRNFAIGFLVIVSVMVMAWRTYSFSILDFGTSYAYNAFDTRFDNLAIGCAMAFLLEKKHFLKFADKVSSRPWMPIITLVFLTLSRQAVGSDYTYGPAFTVDALLLAVLLLQLMRLSQGRFWGWLNHPAAIYLGLISYPIYLWHVWGIQAGNKLNFLPESIQILAGVFISCALAAISYHFLEKPFLSLKQKYEKAGKSSNSTLAAARPEKLGTGVFEKHKKN
- a CDS encoding FkbM family methyltransferase, producing the protein MSYLRRLLKRLPNKYLITLKKVYYKGKILCGDFRSQEAEFNIIERVVREGDRVIDIGANVGHYTLKLSGLVGREGRVLAFEPISETFDMLTSNVSYSGLKNVTLINGAVSDNVKEAKFTIPKENLYQSYMDETGDLPIMAFALSSFIPKNWNLTFIKIDAEGCDESIIASAIDVLNIFRPIVMSEIGQKTAEALVCSLENYAVWGVKGSHNKFLVPNEKLRLFET
- a CDS encoding glycosyltransferase — translated: MIHHMGMKVLHLIDSGGLYGAEKMLLSLVQEQMEQGLKPIILSAGEPDIVNKAIEVEARRKGLPIFPWRMKSGLNLKESWKILKWAQGNHFNLLHSHGFKFNVLLGLYPEKLRRIPMIATLHGYVHAQRFSKMWLYESLDRFAIRRMRGVVLVGEAMNKEFPGKLSSGQAVTIRNGLDISELQKSSLDSLDEPFKSFFGDHEPVMLGVGRLSREKGFDRLVSAFSEFRKEYPKSGLVIVGEGKLRHRLEALVAKLGIQDDVLMPGYCGTVPTLLRQSQVLVMPSLTEGLPITLLEAISLKVPVVASAVGEIPKVLGDGKGGELLGDIEPATIARAVELSINDQERSRRQVDWAYETMVKDYSSATMASSYLKFYERVLGTP